A stretch of DNA from Geminocystis sp. M7585_C2015_104:
CGGAGGTAGTAGTAGCTTTTTCCCTCTCCAGTTTTTCCCGTTGTTGCAGAGGTATTCGACTCTGACTAAACTGAGATGCCTGTAGCAGTTGACTCAAACTGTTTACGGAAAAGAAAACAATCAGGAAATAGGAAAGGTAGAGATATTTAGGAGACAAACGCCAACTTAAATGGAATCTGAGGAGATTTTTTTTATTCTTCCTACCCACGTCTGGTTTATTCCTTTGCAGAGGGAAATCTTTGACCAATTCTTCCCCATTGAGTCTCAGTGCTTTACAATATTGAACCAGGAGTTGTCTGATGAAAAAAGGCTCGGGCAAACGGGTTAAATCCCCATTTTCTAAGGCTTGAATTGTGCCTCTGGGGATGTGTAATATTCTGCTAACTGTCTCCAAATCATAGTTAAATTCTCTCCGTTTTTCCCTCAAAATGTTGCCAATGGCACTCAGTTTTTCTCTTCTAATGGCATCATAGTCTATGTTAGTAGCAGCTGGCGGAGACTTAGGCTTGAATAAATTTAACCTATCTAACAACATAATTCCTCACCTAATAGTTTCAACTGACTGCAGACAAGCCAATAAGACTTCTCAGTTTAGAGACTTCCCAAGGTGTCAGATGACGATAACAACCGGAAGGAAGAGAATCAAGAGAAAGAAAAGCAATGGCCTTCCGGTGTAAACTAATAACAGGATACCCAAATAAGTCGGCGATGCGACGGATTTGACGATTTCTTCCCTCCCTCAACACCATTTCCATCTCTGTTTTCCCCTCGTCTCGATGAATAATTTTAATGGTGGCAGGAAGAGTCTGTTTCCCCTCCCACATAAAACCCCTACGCCATTTTTCTATCAACTCGTCTGGGAAATACCCCCTCACCCTAACAAGATAGGTTTTCGGGAGATGATAACGGGGATGGGTCAGGCCCAACGTCAAGGCTCCATCATTGGTTAAAATTAAAGCACCGGTGGTTTCCTTATCCAGTCTACCCACTGGATGAATTCCATATCCTCTCTGTAGTTTTTTAGGTAACAGGTCTATTACCGTCTTTCTCCCCTGGGGATCATAACAACTACAAATGTAGCCTCTAGGCTTATGGAGCAGTAAATAGACTAAACGGGGGCGGGAATTCAAGGTTAAGACTGTTCCATCGACTTCTATTATATCTCGGCTAGGGTCGGCGGTGGCGCCCAATGAAGCTATTTTCCCATTCACTTTCACTCTTTTCTGACGAATCATCTCTTCCCCCTCTCGTCGGGAAGCTATTCCCCACTGACTCAAAATTTTTTGTACCCTTTCTGGCATAATTCCCCTTTATAACCTTTCCTACTAAAATGTTAACCAACTTGCCCTCTTCTATCTTCTTTTAACCTCAATGATTAAACACAAATCCCAATTCATATCTAATATTCTTTCCCCTGCCATTCGACTGTGGTTGCGCTCACAGCTCACCAGTGTTGATAATATTAAACTAGACATACAGGCTGGGGATAAAGACATTTTAAAAGGCAGAATTGATAGAGTTTATCTATTAGCCGAGAAAGCCACCTATAGGGGGATTCGTTTTCATAAAGCCTCTGTAAAAGCGGAATCCATTGCTTTTAATCTTAGGGAGATTCTTCTCCGAAAACCTTTTAGACTATTACATCCTTTTTTTATTGAAGGAGAGATTCTTCTTCTGACTGCTGACTTACAACAGGGCTTAAATTCTCCACTTTTGTCTCGGGGATTGGAGGAGTTAGTTTATTTGTTAGCAGAAAAAATTTTGCCTCCATCCTTCAATTCTTCTCTCTTTTTCCCTCCTATTCACTGGAAACACCTTAAAATTTTTCCCGACAAATTCCTCTTAACTGGCATCACTGGTAACAAATCTTATCTTAGCCTTACCGCTGGTGTTCGACTAAAAAACCCAAACACTCTTCTGTTTACTCCCCTAGAAATTTCAGGCATCGCCTCCACTTCTCCCCTCATTGTCGAGGATTTTGAAATCTTTCTAGGGGAAGACGTTTTTATTCAATCCCTCCATCTCAACCCCCAACATATCGTCTGTCACGGCAAAGTCAAAGTATTTATCTAACTCATTACATTCTTCTTTTTTTCCCCTTGCCAAGGGGGAGGTGGGGAGACTGCCAAAAAAATCGGGTTGCCATTAATAATTCTGGTGGTATAGAATATCATTAGGGCTGGGGATGGTAAGGCCGAGTAGGGATTGATAGTCCACCGAGTTATTTGAGAGCATATTTTAGGTTTTAAGGGAAGGGGGGGATTGGCGAAACTTGCCCCCCGCTGGAAGGGGTCTATAATGGCACTAATGGAATACAATCAAAATTGTCTATGAGCAACGGCAAAAGTTGAATGGTAGCAGAAGTATATATTAATCATCCCAATTTTGGGTTGTTATATCGTCTATGCGTGATTGACAGGAATGAGGAGTTGTATACGACTCTGTATGCCCAGCGTTTGTTTTTTAGGGTGACATCCAAGGGCAATTCTATCAGTTTTGAGCCCGTCAGTCGCAACGAAGCCCGAATGTTAATGGAAAATAGACTACGTCATCTTAAAAATAGCGGGGAATGGGAGGCTTATCAACAGGCAAACAAACTCTACCAAGCCGCTTTTCAGTAAACTCCACCACCTCCATTTTCCCTCAACAGACGAAGGAATGCCCAAGGGATGAGTATATGTGGAGTGTTTCTTCTGCCACTCGTTGCCAAGAGTATAAACTCCCCCTAAGTTTACCTAGTTGTTTTAACTTTTCCCGCAAATCCCTATCTTGAATTACCCTATAGACAGTATAGGCCATGGCCTGCCAGTCGTGGGGGGGAATATATAACGCTGCCTCCCCTGCCACTTCTGGTAAGGCAGAAATTCTTGAGGTGACAACCGGCGCGCCTAATGTCATGGCTTCTAGAATTGGCAACCCAAAACCCTCGTAAAGGGAAGGATATACAAATACCTCGGCATTGGCATAGAATACTGCTACTTCTTCTTCTGTTAAATAGCCTAGGTGTTTTATATTATTCCTATAGGGGGAGTTTTCTATCTCAGCCAAAATCTCCCTGTATTGCCATCCTTTTTTTCCTATTAACACCAGGTTATGGTTAATGGCAAATTCTTTTTTTATTAGGTTAAATGCTTTTACTAGATTTATAATATTTTTTCTCGGCTCCATTGTGCCCACAAACAGAATATATGGTTGGGCGAAGAGATGATGATATTTGCGTTTTACCTCCGCCACGTTTACGGAATCAAGGTAGTTTGAGTCATAGCGACTTGCCTCGGAGGTTACCACAACTTTTTCTTCAGGAATTTGGAAGTAATCGACTATTTCCTTCTTAGTAATCTGAGAGAAGGTTAGCACAAGGTCTGTCCATTCCAGGCATTTTTTTATCCTATTTTCATAGCTAATTCTCACTATATAATGACAATATTCAGGGTATCTAACAAAGGCTAAATCATGGATAGTTATGAGCTTTTTACCTCTTCTAAAGGGATAGACGTAATGGTCAGTTCCATGGACAACATCAAAATAATCTCCCAAATTTTCGGCAAAAAAAGCGGCATGTTTGCCCAAAAGGCTACTAACATTTACAGGGAGGGGCAAATAAAACATCTGCCCACCTTGTTGGGGGAAAGAGAGGGAAGGGGGTTTTCCTGTCAACCACTCCCGTAAAGAGGGCTGACGGTAAAGGGCAAGATGCCACTCAGGGAAACGGCTTTTTACCAAATCCCTCAGGGCCTTTATCAGAGTATGAGTGTAGTAGCCAACACCACTGAGGGGTGGTCGGACACAAGTGCAATCCACTAGAATCCTCATAGTAGGGCTTGTTTACAATTTGTGATAAAAAAAGTTGTCAAATTTGATACAGTTTTGCTATATTAAAGATGGAAAGATAAATCGTTCATCTGCGTAAAGCAGACGGAAGTAGGGAGTGGGGGACTCCCGAAGGAACGCGCCTCAATAAAAAACCCTACAATTGTATAAAAGGAGGCGAGGTATGAACGCTAAATTCAACCAAAAACAAATAGGCTTGATCGAACAACAAGCACGTCTTTTGATGGCAGACAACCGTCAACGCCGCAATAATCGTCATGCTACCATGTTGGAGAGGGCCTCTCAACAAATTGGCCTTCAGTAGTGGTCAAAAATAGTTAAAGACAAGAGACAAAAGGAATGCCCCAGTGCAGGGGAAAGGGTTAAGACTGAGGTTGTTTAGAAAAAGGAGGAGGACTATGATTACTTATCAAGCGTGGAGAGAAGCTAAGAGGACACATAGGGAAAATCTCTTAAGAATTTTAGACCGTCGTTTGGAAGTTGCCAAAGCCAAGGGCGATACTGCCTTAGTCCAACAATTGGAGGCAGAGAGAAACTATTATCTTAACGGCTAGGCCATTGTATCACAGGACGAGCACATCACACAAGACGTCTAGGGAGTAATTCCTTAGGCGTTTTTATTTTGTCTAGGGGTCTTTTTGTGGCAAAATAGCACTAAAACAGGACATTGAGGGAATACAGAAACCCATGATTAAGTCTACCACCCGTCATATTAGGATCTATGCGGCCGAGGTAAAAGATAACGAATTGGTGCCTTCCGAGCAAGTTTTGACTCTTGACGTGGATCCCGATAATGAGTTCAATTGGAATGAGGAGGCATTACAGAAAGTATATAGAAAATTCGATGAGTTGGTAGAAGACTACAGTGGGGAGGCTCTGACGGACTATAATCTACGTCGTATAGGCTCGGAATTGGAACACTTTATCCGTAGCCTTTTGTTAAAGGGGGAAATTTCTTATAATCTTAATGGCCGGGTGTTGAATTATAGCATGGGACTACCCAAGGTAGAAAGTCCAGAATCGGAGGGGAAGTATCGTTTGAGTTAGGCTAACTGTTTTTCTCCTTCTCCGGTGTCTGTGGGGAAAGGTTGCCAAGGGAGGGGGAGACCTTCCGGGAGTTAATCCAGGAGTTAAGGAGTATCATGGTGCCAGTGACTAACATCCATAATAGTCCTAGGCCGTTGAGAAGGACGTAAATGGGTTCAAAAAAACGGCCTAAATACTCCCCCTCATGGATTACCATTAAAAAGTGTACCTGCTCTCTGGACAGACCAAACCAACTCTTGCCTAAACGATAGGCAACTCCAGTAATAACCGTTACTAGTAAGGGTAGCAACACGATAGGTGCGAGGAGGGCATGCAACTGTCTGATTCTCTTGTGCCATTTACCCTTCATCTTATTCTCCTTTGTGTCTAACAGTTATAAAAGTCGCGATACCAACGCACAAATTCTGCGATACCCTCTGCCAGGGGGGTGGAGGGTTTAAAGCCTACTGCCTGATACAAGTCATCTATGTCGGCATAGGTAATAACTACATCTCCTGGTTGCATAGGGAGGAATTCCTTTTTTGCCTCTATTCCCAAACACTTTTCTAAACAGGCAACCAATTCTAACAATTCTACTGGTTGGTTATTGCCAATATTGTAAAGGCGATGGGGTGCTTTTTGTTGGGGGTTGTCGGGGGAAGGCTGGGGGATTTTATGCATAACCCTTACTACTCCCTCAATAATGTCGTCGACATAGGTAAAATCTCGTTTCATGTGGCCGTAGTTGAATATTTTAATGGGCTTGCCCTCTAGAATGTTCTTGGTAAAAATAAAATAAGCCATGTCAGGCCTTCCCCAACTGCCGTAGACGGTAAAAAATCTTAAACCGGTGGTGGGTATCTGATAGAGGTGACTATAGGTGTAAGCCATTAATTCGTTTGCCCTCTTGGTAGCGGCGTAGAGACTAATGGGATAGTCTACATTGTCTGTCACAGAGAAGGGAACTTTCTGGTTGTTGCCGTACACTGAACTAGAAGAGGCATATACTAGATGTTGTACGGGGTGGTGACGACAGGCTTCCAGGATGTTGATAAAACCTACTATATTGCTGTCAATGTAGGCATAGGGATTTTCCAGGGAATATCTAACACCGGCTTGTGCGGCGAGATGCACCACTTTACTTATGGTGTGACTGGCAAACAAATCCATTACTCCCTGACGGTTACATAAGTCTAGCTGGTGGAACTGAAAGTTGTTGTACTTTTGTAGTTCTCGCAGACGGGCCTGTTTTAGCGAAACATCATAGTAGTTGCTCATGTTATCAAGTCCGAGGACCTGAAAGCCGCATGTCAGCAGGCGTTTACTGAGATGATAGCCAATAAAGCCACTACTACCCGTAACAAGGATGGTCTCCATTATTGTATTCTAGGATATCCAAAAACTATGAGCGACGGGCATTGACACAACACCAGCCTTCTCGTTGCCAGAGGGCGGCAATGGTCCACCCGTGCTTTTCTAGTATACTGACAATCTCGTTAGACTGTTCTAGGAGGATGCCACTGAGAATTGTCCAACCGTCTGGCTTGATTATGGCTGTCATGTCTGGGATCATAGGTTTAATCACCTCGGCCAGGATATTGCAGACAATCCCATCTAACAATTCTCCCTGGGCTTTTACGTCCTCTATGCTACCCTTAATTACGACTATGTTATAAACTTGATTGAGACGGCTGTTTTCTAGGGTGGCGGAAACAGCCAGGGGGTCAGTGTCTACGGCAAAGACTTTAGATGCCCCCAGCATGCTAGCGGCTATAGACAGAATACCAGAACCACAACCAATATCGGCCACAATCTGATTGGGCTGAGTTTCATCGATGCGCATTTCCAGGGATTCCAGACATAGTTGGGTGGTGGGGTGTACTCCCGTGCCAAAGGCGAAACCAGGGTCTAACCGTATGATTATACGTTCAGATTGGCTAGGGGGTTCAATCCAAGCGGGATAGATGGAAAAACGATCGCCTACATCTAAAGGCTGCCAGTGTTGTTTCCAGCTACTAGCCCAATCTTGTTCGGGGATCAACTGCCATGCAACCACGGGGGGATTCTTGCCTGCTAGCACAAAATCTTGTTTTATCCACAGTGCTAAGGCGGCCAAGTCTAAAGAGGTGATTTCTAAATTGGGCACATAGCCTTTAATAACCCAGCCTCTTTCTTCCTTCAAAACAGCGGCTCCTTGACAGCCAAACTCTTGTAGCCGCCAGAATACCGAGTCTTCCAACTCAGGATGATAGTCTACCCTAATCTCCCACCACTTGATGTCCATAGTCCTGTAAGGGGGTAAAATGAGGGGAAGATGAGTAGGTCTTCCCCCCGGTGTATCAAAGAGTTACAGTATAGGCATCCCTTACCCCGGGCACTTTGAGAATTTCCTCTAAAACGCCTTCTGGTAGAGGGTCATCTATAGTCAATACCATTACTGCGTCACCTCTAACGATTTTACGCCCCACCTGCATGCTAGCAATGTTGACATTGAAGTTGCCCAAGAGGGTGCCGATTTTGCCTATAATGCCGGGCATGTCTCGGTGAAGTGTAAACAACATGTAGTTATTAGGCGCTACGTTTACGGGGAACTTATCTAGACTGATAATGCGCATTTCGCCGTCATTGAGAAGGGCGCCACTGACGGAATGAGTGCCTTTGCTACCAGTAGCCTCCAGATAGATGGAATTGCTGTAGTCTTTGACGGTGGTGTCTCTAGTTTCAATGACATGAATGCCTCTTTCCTTGGCTTCGATGGCGGCGTTGACGTAGTTTACTCTTTCCCTTAGGGCTTTTGACAGCAGGCCCTTGATAGCGGCAATTACCAGGGGGCGACTGTTATTACCTTCTGCCAATTCTCCTTGGAGGGTTATCCTAAAGGTGTCTACCCTTTCCCCTGCCAATTGCCCCACCAAATCTCCCAATACCTCTGCCAGCCGCATATATGGTCGTAGTTTTTCCATAACATCTGGGCCTAGGCCGGGGATATTGACTGCACTACGAGCTGGTAGTCCAAGTAATACATCCCTAATCTGTTCGGCTACGTCTATGGCCACATTCAACTGTGCCTCAGCGGTAGAGGCGCCCAGGTGAGGGGTAAGAATGACGTTACTGCCGAGGGTTTTTAAGGGGGAATCGCCCAAAGGCTCTTGGGCAAAGACGTCCAGGGCGGCCCCGGCGATCCTCCCACTTTTTAGGGCTTCATACAGGGCCTCTTCGTCTATAATGCCCCCACGGGCACAGTTGATGATCCGCACCGTGGGTTTCATTTTGGCGATGGTTTCCCTATTTATCAAATTAGTGGTTTCTGGGGTTTTAGGCACGTGGAGTGTAATATAGTCTGCCTCAGATAGCAATACATCCAGGTCCACTAGGGTACAACCTAGTTGATTAGCCCTTTCTTGGGATATGTAGGGATCATAGGCGAGGATTTTCATTCCCATGGCCTTTGCCACTGTTGCCACATGGGAGCCAATTTTCCCCAAACCTATAACACCAAGAGTTTTCTTATATACTTCAGTGCCTATAAAACTCTTGCGGTCCCACTTGCCTTGTTTTAGGGAATAATTAGCATCGGGGATGTAGCGGGAAAGAGCCAACATCATTGCCAGGGTGTGTTCAGCAGCGGCGATGGTATTGCCTTCAGGGGAGTTTACCACAATAATGCCTTTGCGGGTGGCACTAGCTACGTCTATGTTATCAACGCCCACTCCCGCACGTCCGATGACTTTCAGGTTGGTTGCTGCTTCGATCACCTCCGCCGTTACCTGGGTGCCCGAGCGGATCATTAAGGCGTCGTAACCTGCTATAATACCTGCCAATTCCTTGGGCGACAAACCTGTTTTTACGTCTACTTGTGCCACCTGGGATAGGATTTTTATCCCCGCTTCGTCTATGGGATCTGACACTAATACTTTTGCCATACTACTATTCTGTTATCTTTTCTGTCATTTAACCGGGGCGACAAACTATTTCGATTGTGCATCGCTCACGCCACCAATATTATTATTATCCAGCCGTTTCTCAAAATCAATGGTTATAATAGAGGTATTTTCCTTTTTTCCCCATCATAGCACCTGTCCTCTATGAAGTGGAGCCGGTTTCCTTTTTGTTGCTTTGTCTTTTTTCTTCTGATTTTCTCTTCTGGTATGCCTCTTTTGGCTCAAAATAGACAGTCTAAAAACCCTCTTACTAGTGAGTTCAAAAGTGAATTAATTCCTATTATTGAAAGGCCTCTTACTCCCCTTGAACAGAGGAGAATTAGGGAAAGGATTGAGTTGTTAGAGAAACAGGCCGAAGAGGCCCTCATGGCTGGAAATGATGATTTAGCTTTCTCCCTCTGGTATGAGGCTATTAATTTGAGTGGGTATTTGGGGGTGGAATCTGAGTTAAAACTGATTGCTAGGGTAGGGGAGAGGGCTTGGGCGAAAAACAGAATTCAGGACGTAAAATTTATCACAGAAAGACTCACCATTATCGAGAGGAATAATGACATTGATAATCTGGATTTCCTCAACCTTCTGAAGAATGCTTATGTTTCTATTCACGACTTGGACAAACTGGTCGAACTCAACCTAAAAACCTTAGACATGGCCAGAAGTAAAAATGACTCATCTCTGGAAAAATTGAGTTTAGAAAATCTTGGGGAGTTATATTTGGCGAAATTTGATTACTACCGGGCAGAACCGATTTATGAGAGACTATTACAGATTGCCCGTCAGGAGGGAGACTATCTTCAGGAGGGAATTTATCTAAGAAAATTAGCAGAAATAAGTCAGGCTTTAGTAAATCCAGAAAATTCAGTCTTATACAAGGAAGAACTGTTTAAAAAAGCCATAGAAAACCCATCCTTCAGTAAAAATATCTCCTATCTCCCCATGCTCAAAATCTCCCTCGGTGATGACTATAAACAGTTAAATCAACCCCAGTTGGCAGGGGAATCCTACCAAGAGGCTTTTAAGATGGCTTGGGAAAAACAACTGTATTCCATCGCTGCTGATGCCCTCAGGAAACTTGGACAATTGTACCACCAATATCAACGGCCAGACGTGGCTTTGGAAATATACCAGGAGTTGGTAAAAGTCGAACAACTTTCCTACAATCTCTATGGCTTAATGAACGCCTATGACTATATTGCCACAATTTACCTCCAAAAACAGCAAGTAAATAGGGCGCGGGAATACTGGCAAAAGGCTTTAGAAGTCGCCCGTAATCTCCGCTACCAGGAAGAATATTTTCTTGAGAAAATTAACAGTCTAAAGAGTAAATAAAACCCCCGGTGAAGAAATGTAAAAATAAAACTAAATTTTATTAAGAAACACCAGGGGAATTTTTTTTTTTCTATAATGGGAATTAGAGAGCTTGAAGGGCTCGTCTGAGCCAGTGTGGATGAAATTGAAAAAAAAAAGGAGGTGTTCGTCATGAAAATCATGAAAATGTTAGAAGCCATAACCAGATATTTGACGGAAGGATTTGCCCGCATTTTTAGTCCACCAGAAGAAAATTCACCCCCAGAAATAGGGGTACAACCCTTTGATTGTGCGCCCTATCGGGAAAAATCTTCCGCCCACTCCTAGGAATGCTAAGGTATTATTTTAGTTGGGAGGAGGACTAGTGTCTGGGAAGTGCATTATCCCCCGTGAGAAAGGGATGGGGAGGCGGGGAGACTGCCGTTGTACCTCACGGGGGCCTATTTATTCTGATTGAGGAAGAAAACGGGGCGGGAGTCGGGTTCTACTTTGTAGCTATTTTTTTCTATAATTTTACGAGCCAGTTTGGGGTCGAAGGTTTCCGCAAATTCTTCTTCTAGTTTTTCCACCCGGGGTTTGATGAGGGCAATTTCTGCCTCTATTTCTCTCAGTCTTGCTTGTTGTGTCAGGTGGTAGGGCAGCATTTGTTTGATACTCAACCCGGCAACAAGGGTAATGGTTACATTGACGGCGATTTTCAAGGCCGTTTCGATGGCTTTTTGGGTGTGAAGACGTTTTTCCTCTCTTTCTTTTTGTTTGCGGAGACGTTGGAGGCGGAGGTATTCCTGGTGTTTTTCCTTCCTCAGCCTAGCCCTATATAAATACAAGTCAGAGTTCATGATTTTGCTGCTATTTATTTGGGTTTAATTTTATACCTATAGTTTCCTATTTTCGGCGCTAATAACCGCCTGTCTAAAACCTAACACTACCAGGATATTAGACAGGGTGAGAAAAAATTCGGCACTACCATGCAACCAGTCTACATTGGCAAGGGAGGCGTGGTAGTGGCTTTCCGCATAAAACCCTGCCGGGATGGTAACGACTACAAACAACAAGAGAAAATAAAAACCAATCAGGGCGAGTTTTGGTGTCTTCCCTGACTTGGTTAAAAGCCATAAGAATACTAGATAGGGAAACAGGGAAAGGGCAAATAAATTCTTTTCCTGGAAAAAGTAGAGGATAAATTCTTTCATTTTTGTCTTTTATCTCTGGTTATGTTAAATATTTTTGCAGAAAGTAAAGAAAAACTGGGAATATGGGAGATAATGTGAAGATTGCTTAATATTTTGCCAGAAAGGGGACTCAATGGGGATTAAGATGGAATAGAGGGTATTTTTATCTGAATCGAGACATTACAATGGAACACACCTACTATAAGGTCAGACTGATAAATGAACAAAGAGGAATAGACAATGTGATAGAAGTGAGAGATGATGAGTACATATTAGATGCAGCAGAAAGACAGGGGTTTAATTTGCCCTACTCTTGTCGTGCAGGGGTGTGCATAACCTGTACTGCTAGAATTATTCAGGGAACCGTAAAACACGACTACGACTTTTTAAAGCCAAAGGAGATAGAGGCGGGTTTCTTTTTAACCTGTAAGGCGTATGCCACCTCTGATTTGACAATCAAAACCCATCAGGAGGATGCCCTGTTGGATTTGTAGGAGTGGGAGAAGGGGTAGTTAACACTAAAGAATCTTCTGGAGAGAAAACCTCATCCGCCTGGTAGTTAGTCCATTCCCTTAGTATCTCCCGATAGGTTTCTGGGGATAGCCGCATTTGTTGATAATATCCCTTGGCTTCTCTCTGTCTTTGAGCCTCAAATAGGATAACGGCAGCCGCTACAGAAACATTCAAAGACTGTGTCATCCCCATCATGGGGATGTGGATGTGTTTGTCTGCCAAAGACATGGCTTCAGGACTTACACCATCCCTCTCTGCCCCTACTATAATGGCACAGGGGACAGTATAATCCACAGTCCGATAAGAAACAGTATTCTCCCCTACATGGGCGGCATAAATACTATAACCTTTCTGTTTAAGCCCTAGAATAAGCTGTTTTATGTCTTGATGATAGGTCAGTTTTACCCACTTTTCCGCCCCAAGAGAAACACTGTGTGCTACAAATTCTTTTTGTGGTTCGGAATGCACCCAATGTACTTCCATTATCCCCACCGCCTCACAACTGCGAATAATGGCGGAAAGATTACGGGAGTTGTTAACATGGTCGGCAATGAGAGTCAAATCTGGTTGTCTTCTGGCTAATACGCTTTTGATTCTCTCCAGTCTTCGTTTTTCCACTATCTTCTTGCCAACAACAGTTTGTACCTCTAGTTACTGTTATAACCAATTCCCCATCCTGTCAGGAAGATAACATAATGTCAGTGGTATACTAGTTTAACCCGTAGGGTGTAAGTAAAATTGAAGGGATGTGGTTAATGGGGAAAAATATCATCTTATCTTCACTAGCCTTGAGTTTACTGTTTTCCCCTACCTCTGTCGCCGCTGGGGAGAATAACCTTATTAGCTACAACAAAAACCTACTACTTGCGCAGACTAGAAGGGAAAAAGGCCTTTCTGAAAAAGAAATCCAAGAAATGACGCGGGAGTTACAAGCCTTGGTCCACCGGGTGGAGGCTACTCTGATTACAGTGGAAGCCAAAAATAGTGAGTATTCTGGCAGCAACTCTATGAGGGAAATAGCTGAAGAGATAGTACAATCCCGTAAAGGCAAT
This window harbors:
- a CDS encoding DUF4115 domain-containing protein, whose translation is MLLDRLNLFKPKSPPAATNIDYDAIRREKLSAIGNILREKRREFNYDLETVSRILHIPRGTIQALENGDLTRLPEPFFIRQLLVQYCKALRLNGEELVKDFPLQRNKPDVGRKNKKNLLRFHLSWRLSPKYLYLSYFLIVFFSVNSLSQLLQASQFSQSRIPLQQREKLEREKATTTSATTSWRETSVTRQNKPQSPSQSPSQPQSLLVRLTIKEDSWVRIVVDGKTSFEGVLNQGTEKQLTAKEKLTIRAGNAGGVVVSLNEEKAKQLGKLGEVKEVTFNLSQGS
- a CDS encoding rRNA pseudouridine synthase; this translates as MPERVQKILSQWGIASRREGEEMIRQKRVKVNGKIASLGATADPSRDIIEVDGTVLTLNSRPRLVYLLLHKPRGYICSCYDPQGRKTVIDLLPKKLQRGYGIHPVGRLDKETTGALILTNDGALTLGLTHPRYHLPKTYLVRVRGYFPDELIEKWRRGFMWEGKQTLPATIKIIHRDEGKTEMEMVLREGRNRQIRRIADLFGYPVISLHRKAIAFLSLDSLPSGCYRHLTPWEVSKLRSLIGLSAVS
- a CDS encoding DUF2993 domain-containing protein, coding for MIKHKSQFISNILSPAIRLWLRSQLTSVDNIKLDIQAGDKDILKGRIDRVYLLAEKATYRGIRFHKASVKAESIAFNLREILLRKPFRLLHPFFIEGEILLLTADLQQGLNSPLLSRGLEELVYLLAEKILPPSFNSSLFFPPIHWKHLKIFPDKFLLTGITGNKSYLSLTAGVRLKNPNTLLFTPLEISGIASTSPLIVEDFEIFLGEDVFIQSLHLNPQHIVCHGKVKVFI
- a CDS encoding PipX family protein, yielding MVAEVYINHPNFGLLYRLCVIDRNEELYTTLYAQRLFFRVTSKGNSISFEPVSRNEARMLMENRLRHLKNSGEWEAYQQANKLYQAAFQ
- a CDS encoding glycosyltransferase family 4 protein yields the protein MRILVDCTCVRPPLSGVGYYTHTLIKALRDLVKSRFPEWHLALYRQPSLREWLTGKPPSLSFPQQGGQMFYLPLPVNVSSLLGKHAAFFAENLGDYFDVVHGTDHYVYPFRRGKKLITIHDLAFVRYPEYCHYIVRISYENRIKKCLEWTDLVLTFSQITKKEIVDYFQIPEEKVVVTSEASRYDSNYLDSVNVAEVKRKYHHLFAQPYILFVGTMEPRKNIINLVKAFNLIKKEFAINHNLVLIGKKGWQYREILAEIENSPYRNNIKHLGYLTEEEVAVFYANAEVFVYPSLYEGFGLPILEAMTLGAPVVTSRISALPEVAGEAALYIPPHDWQAMAYTVYRVIQDRDLREKLKQLGKLRGSLYSWQRVAEETLHIYSSLGHSFVC
- a CDS encoding NAD(P)H-quinone oxidoreductase subunit M — translated: MIKSTTRHIRIYAAEVKDNELVPSEQVLTLDVDPDNEFNWNEEALQKVYRKFDELVEDYSGEALTDYNLRRIGSELEHFIRSLLLKGEISYNLNGRVLNYSMGLPKVESPESEGKYRLS
- a CDS encoding NAD-dependent epimerase, which produces METILVTGSSGFIGYHLSKRLLTCGFQVLGLDNMSNYYDVSLKQARLRELQKYNNFQFHQLDLCNRQGVMDLFASHTISKVVHLAAQAGVRYSLENPYAYIDSNIVGFINILEACRHHPVQHLVYASSSSVYGNNQKVPFSVTDNVDYPISLYAATKRANELMAYTYSHLYQIPTTGLRFFTVYGSWGRPDMAYFIFTKNILEGKPIKIFNYGHMKRDFTYVDDIIEGVVRVMHKIPQPSPDNPQQKAPHRLYNIGNNQPVELLELVACLEKCLGIEAKKEFLPMQPGDVVITYADIDDLYQAVGFKPSTPLAEGIAEFVRWYRDFYNC
- a CDS encoding 50S ribosomal protein L11 methyltransferase codes for the protein MDIKWWEIRVDYHPELEDSVFWRLQEFGCQGAAVLKEERGWVIKGYVPNLEITSLDLAALALWIKQDFVLAGKNPPVVAWQLIPEQDWASSWKQHWQPLDVGDRFSIYPAWIEPPSQSERIIIRLDPGFAFGTGVHPTTQLCLESLEMRIDETQPNQIVADIGCGSGILSIAASMLGASKVFAVDTDPLAVSATLENSRLNQVYNIVVIKGSIEDVKAQGELLDGIVCNILAEVIKPMIPDMTAIIKPDGWTILSGILLEQSNEIVSILEKHGWTIAALWQREGWCCVNARRS
- a CDS encoding phosphoglycerate dehydrogenase; the protein is MAKVLVSDPIDEAGIKILSQVAQVDVKTGLSPKELAGIIAGYDALMIRSGTQVTAEVIEAATNLKVIGRAGVGVDNIDVASATRKGIIVVNSPEGNTIAAAEHTLAMMLALSRYIPDANYSLKQGKWDRKSFIGTEVYKKTLGVIGLGKIGSHVATVAKAMGMKILAYDPYISQERANQLGCTLVDLDVLLSEADYITLHVPKTPETTNLINRETIAKMKPTVRIINCARGGIIDEEALYEALKSGRIAGAALDVFAQEPLGDSPLKTLGSNVILTPHLGASTAEAQLNVAIDVAEQIRDVLLGLPARSAVNIPGLGPDVMEKLRPYMRLAEVLGDLVGQLAGERVDTFRITLQGELAEGNNSRPLVIAAIKGLLSKALRERVNYVNAAIEAKERGIHVIETRDTTVKDYSNSIYLEATGSKGTHSVSGALLNDGEMRIISLDKFPVNVAPNNYMLFTLHRDMPGIIGKIGTLLGNFNVNIASMQVGRKIVRGDAVMVLTIDDPLPEGVLEEILKVPGVRDAYTVTL